The genomic interval TTGACCCTCGAATTAAAGTTTCTTAGTAAGGAGGAGACAACAATATGACAGAACATGATTATTCTTTTGTTGAAAACAATGAAAAAATGGATAAAGAACAAATTAGACGAAGTCTAACTTATTGGCAAGATGTATGGCGACGATTGAAAAAAAATAAATTAGCATTGGTTGGATTAATTGGTGTAATATTTATATTATTATTTTCTACTGTTGGTCCTTTGATGGTAAATCATACATATAGTGAACAAAATAATAAATTTTATAATATTCCACCTAGAATTAAAATATACCATGTTCACGATGATTTATATGTTTATCTATCAAAAATGTACCATTTAATAATTGTAAGTGAAGATGGTGAACTATTGGGTACAATGCAAAACAGAGATGCTATTAAAGATAATATAAATAAAGTTTACATTTATCGATTGTTTAATGAAGAAAATGAGGTAATAGAATCAGTAACAATTGATTATTCGTATAAAGTCGATCCTTCAAAAGCAGATGAGGGAATTGAATACAGTGTAATTTATGATGGAGTAGAAAATAAAACACCTTATAAAACCGTATGGAATAAAACATTCTTACTTGGTACTGATGAACTAGGTAGAGATATATTATCACGATTAATGTACGGTATGGGGATTTCACTTATAATCGCAGTTATAGCTGCAATTATAAATGTGTTAATTGGTGTGTTATATGGTAGTATTTCAGGTTACTTAGGTGGACGAGCAGACAATATTATGATGAGAATTGTAGATATTATCAACTCAATTCCATTACTACTTTATGTAATATTATTGATGGTAGTGCTAAAAGACAGTTGGTTCGAAAGGAAAATTCTAATTGAAATTTTGCATTTAAATGGAGGTCTAGGTACTATTATAATTGCACTAATTAGTGTTTATTGGGTAGGAATGGCACGTTTGGTTCGAGGTCAAAATTTAAGTCTAAAAGAACAAGAATATGTACTAGCTGCTAAAACAATGGGAGTTTCTAATTTCAGAATAATTACTAAACATTTAATACCAAACACTTTAGGACCAATCATTGTAACATTAACAATGATGATTCCAACTGCTGTATTTACTGAAGCCTTTTTAAGTTTTATTGGTTTAGGTATCTCTGCTCCAAAGGCATCTTTAGGTACACTTGCAAACACTGGTGCTGATTTGATGCAAAAATATCCTTATCAACTAATAATTCCATCAATAGCAATTGCAACTATGATGTTATCATTTAACTTCTTAGGTGATGGTCTACGTGATGCATTAGATCCAAGATTGAGAAAAGGCTAGGTGAGTAGAATGTCTAAAAAAATAATTGAAATAAAAGATTTAGAAACATCATTTTTCACTCACTTGGGTGAAGTAAAAGCTGTT from Mycoplasmatota bacterium carries:
- a CDS encoding ABC transporter permease, encoding MTEHDYSFVENNEKMDKEQIRRSLTYWQDVWRRLKKNKLALVGLIGVIFILLFSTVGPLMVNHTYSEQNNKFYNIPPRIKIYHVHDDLYVYLSKMYHLIIVSEDGELLGTMQNRDAIKDNINKVYIYRLFNEENEVIESVTIDYSYKVDPSKADEGIEYSVIYDGVENKTPYKTVWNKTFLLGTDELGRDILSRLMYGMGISLIIAVIAAIINVLIGVLYGSISGYLGGRADNIMMRIVDIINSIPLLLYVILLMVVLKDSWFERKILIEILHLNGGLGTIIIALISVYWVGMARLVRGQNLSLKEQEYVLAAKTMGVSNFRIITKHLIPNTLGPIIVTLTMMIPTAVFTEAFLSFIGLGISAPKASLGTLANTGADLMQKYPYQLIIPSIAIATMMLSFNFLGDGLRDALDPRLRKG